Within the Streptomyces sp. YIM 121038 genome, the region CGTACTTCATGGGCTGCGGCGACTGGGTCTTCTCCTCCGCCCTGTACGACGACCCGCAGTGGCGGGACGAGGAGTTCACGGCCACCATGACCGGCAAGCTCAAGGCCGCGCGGATGAAGATGACGCGTGAACTGCACCGCGTCGTCCCCGAGTTCGTCGAGATGATCGCCCAGCAGATCGTGGCGAAGGAGCCCGACGTCGTCGGCTTCACCTCCACCTTCCAGCAGAACACCGCCGCGCTCGCCGCCGCCCGTCGGGTCAAGGAACTCGCCCCGCACGTCGTGACCGTCATGGGCGGCGCCAACTGCGACGGCGAGCAGGGCGCCGCCGTGCACCGCAACTTCGCCTTCGTCGACTACGTCGTCCGCGGCGAGGGCGAGGGCGCCTTCCCGCAGCTGCTCACCGCGCTCAAGGAGAGGGCCGCGGTCGACGACGTGCCCGGCCTGTGCCGCCGCGACGCCTCGGGCACGAGCATCGCCAACCCGATGGCCACCCGGCCGCTGCCGCCCGCGGCCATCCTGCCGCCCGACTACAGCGGCTACTTCGAGCGCCTCGCCGCCTCGGTGGCCCGCAACTGGGTGGAGCCCAAGCTCGTCGTCGAGGGCGCCCGCGGCTGCTGGTGGGGCGAGAAGCACCACTGCACCTTCTGCGGGCTGAACGGCTCGTTCATGGAGTTCCGTTCCAAGAGCCCGGACACCTTCTACGAAGAGATCATGGAGCTGGCCCGCCGCCACCGGGTGCTCGACATGTACGTCGTCGACAACATCCTCGACATGCGCTATCTGACGACCGTCCTGCCCCGCATCATCGACAGCGGCTACGACCTGCGCCTGCACATCGAGATCAAGGCCAACATGAAGCGCAGCCAGCTGCGCACCCTCGCCGACGCCGGGCTCATCTACGTCCAGCCGGGCATCGAGAGCCTCAACAGCCGCGTCCTGGACCTGATGGACAAGGGCGTCAGCGGCTGCCAGAACGTCCGGATGCTCCGCGACGGCGCCGAGACCGGCCTGTCCGTCGCCTGGAACTACCTGCACGGCTTCCCCGGCGAGAGCTCCGAGGACTACGACCCGGTCGTCGCGCAGATCCCCGCCCTGGAACACCTCGACCCACCGGTCGACCTCTCCGCCCGCATCGCCATCGAACGCTTCAGCCCCTACTTCGAGCGGCCCGAACTCGGCTTCACCGGACTGCGCCCCGAGGCCCACTACCGCTTCACCTACGACCTGCCCGAAGAAGAGCTGTACGGCATGGCGTACGTCTTCGAGGCCCCGGCCCGCGGCATCGGCGAGCAGACCGTCAGCGCCCTCAACGCGGCCCTCGCCGACTGGAAGAAGCACCACACGGACGCCCGCCTCACCCACGACGACCACGGCGACCGCATCGTCCTGGTCAGCCGCAGGCGTGCCTTCGCCTGGCGCGCCATGGAGCTGAGCGACCCCCTGGAGTTGGCCGTCTTCCGCCTCCTCGACCAGCCGCACACCCTCCAGGCCCTCACCCGCAAGGCCGCCTCGCGCGTCCCCGGAAGCGGCGTCGACGAGGAGCGGCTGCAGCGGCTGCTCGACTCCTGGCTCGCCCTCGGCATCGTCTTCGCGGACGCCGGCCAGTACGTCCACATCGCCCCGGCCGCGGTCAACGAGGACCTGCTGCGCCTCGACTTCATGCGGCACGTCCACGCGGAGGACGGCGCGGCCGACCCCGAAGCCGTCCCCGAGCCGGCCTGACCCGCCCGAACGACCGACCAGGAGGAGCCCGATGACCGCCACCCTCACCTCGCCCACGCTCCTGGCCTGGCGCGACTACGACCCGGACGCGTGCGCGCTGCCCGGCATGTTCCTGGGCGAGGTGCCGCTGCCGGGCCCGGCCCGCGGCGAGGCGGCGCGCCTGTGGGAGCTGGGCGCGCGCCGGGTGCGCCTGCCCGCCCCCGTCGACCTGACCGCCGCCACCGACCCGGCAGCCGCCCTGCACCGGCTCAGCCTCGTCCGGGACCTGACCGCGCGCGCCGTCATGGTGGAGTGGGAGCTGCTGCTCGACAGCGACGCGGGGGAGAGCTGGCGGGTGCTCAGCCACCTCCAGCCGCCCGCTTCCCTGCACGGCCCCACCGACGCCGAGGCGTCCCTTCGCACCTGGCGGCGCGGCCACTACCTGTGCAAATGCCTGTGGCGCAAGGGGCCGGGCTTCATCCAGATCCGGGACCGGCGCTGGGGCGAGCTGCGCCGCTTCACCGCCGACGAGCCCGAGTACGCGACGGCCATCGACCTCCTCGACTACGGCGCGCCCGCCGACAGCGTCCCCGGGGCGGCCCTGGACGACTTCCGCGGCGAGAAGCTCGTCCTGGACGTGGGTCCGTACGCCTGGTGGATTCCCTACCGCGTGAGCCGCTGGCTGCAGCAGTCGATCGCCATCTGAACGAGAGCGGTGGAGGGGCCGCTGAACGAGAGGGGTGGAGGGGCCGCGCCGGGAAAACCGGTCGACGGCCCCGAGCCCGTGGTGCGACCATCTCCGGAGCAGCCCACGAGATCAAGGAGACGGCGATGCGCGGAACGTCCATGTCCCAGACGAAAGGAACAGTCATCAACCTGAAGGACATGACGCTCTGTGCGCACCACGCACCGCACGCTGAACCTGGGGATCCTGGCGCATGTTGACGCCGGCAAGACGAGCCTGACCGAGCGGCTCCTGTACGAGGCCGGGGCGATCGACGCCATCGGCAGCGTCGACGCGGGCAGCACCCACACCGACTCCCTCGACCTGGAGCGCCGTCGCGGCATCACCATCAAGTCGGCGGTGGTGAACTTCCGCCTCGGCGGCGGTGGTTCGGCCGTCTCGGTGAACCTCATCGACACACCCGGCCACCCCGACTTCATCGCCGAGGTGGAGCGGGTCCTCGGTGTCCTCGACGGCGCCGTGCTCGTCGTCTCCGCCGTGGAGGGCGTACAGCCGCAGACACGCGTCCTGATGCGGACGCTGAAGCGGCTCGGCATCCCCACCCTGCTCTTCATCAACAAGGCCGATCGGCGCGGCGCCGACGACGCGCGCGTCCTGCGCGAGGCCGAGCGCAGGCTCGGCGTGCCCACCGTCGCGATGGGGCGCGTCACCACGGGCCTCGGCACGTCCACGGCCCGCGTGGCGGCCTTCACCGAGGACGACGCCCCCTTCGCGCGCGGCCTCCTCGACGTCCTGACCGCCCGGGACGACGCTCTGCTCGCCGCGTACGTGGCGGACGAGGCCTCCGTCCCGTACGAGCGCCTGCACGACGCCCTGGTGACCCAGACCCGCAAGGGCTGGGTGCATCCGGTGTACGTCGGGTCGGCGATCACCGGCGCGGGCATCCAGGAACTCGTCCGGGGCATCCGGGAACTGCTGCCCGCCGAGCACCCCGACACCGAAGGGCCCGTCTCGGGGCGGGTGTTCAAGGTGGAGCGCGGCGAGGGCGGCGAGAAGATCGCGTACGCCCGGCTGTTCTCGGGGCGGCTCGCGGTCCGCGAGCGCGTCGCGGTCGGCACCGCCACGGCCAAGGTCACGGACCTGGCCGTGTTCGACCGGGGCGCCCTGGAGCGCCGCGCCTCGGCGCGGGCCGGGGAGATCGCCACGCTGCGCGGGCTCGCGGCGATCCGCATCGGGGACGTGATCGGCACGCCGCCGGTCGGCCGCCCCTACGACCACGTCTTCGCGCCGCCCTCCCTCGAAACCGTCGTGGTGCCCGCGGACCCGGCCGACCTGGGCGCGCTGCACCTGGCCCTGACCCGGCTCGCCGAACAGGACCCCCTGATCGGACTGCGCCAGGATCCGGACGGGCGGGAACTGTCCGTCTCCCTCTACGGCGAGGTGCAGAAGGAGGTCCTCGCGGCGAGCCTGGCCGAACAGCACCTGGCGGTCGACTTCCGGCGGACGACGCCGATCTGCGTCGAGCGCGTCACCGGCACGGGCGCCGCCCACGAGGTGCTCGGCGAGGAGGGCAACCCCTTCCGGGCGACGGTGGGGCTGCGGGTGGAGCCGGGGCCGGTCGGCGGCGGCGTCGCCTTCCGCCTCGCGGTCGAACTGGGGTCGCTGCCCCTCGCCTATGTGCGGGCCGTGGAGGAGACCGTCCACGCCACGCTGGAGCAGGGGGTGTACGGCTGGCGGGTGCCCGACTGCGTGGTCACGATGACCCACTCGGGCTTCTGCAGCATCACGAGCACGGCGGGCGCGTTCCGCGGGCTGACGCCGTTGGTCCTGATGGCGGCGCTGCGCCGGGCCGGGACGGTCGTGCACGAGCCGATGCACCGCTTCGTCCTCGAGGTCCCGCAGGACGCGTACGCGCAGGTGGCGCTCGCTCTGGCCCGTCACCGCGCCCTGCCGGGAACGCCGACGGCACGCGGTGACGCGTTCGTCGTCGAGGGTCACCTGCCCGCCGACCACGTGCACGGCCTGGAGCGGGAGCTGCCCGAACTCACCGGCGGCGAGGGCGTCCTGGAGACGTCCTTCGGCCACTACCGCGTGACGAACCGCCCGCGGGCCCGGGCCAGGACCGACCACAACCCGCTGCACCGGGAGGAGTACCTGCTGCACGCGCACCGGCGGATGTGAGCGGCGCCGGGAGCCCCACCCGCCGGGGACGGGTGGGGCTCCCGGGCCACGGAGATGTCAGGCGGCGACCAGGCCGGTCTTGCGGGCGCCCGCGTTGCTGAAGCGGAGCCAGAACTCGACGCCGTCCTTGAAGTCGGTGCCGAGGATCTTCCAGCTGCCGCCCGGCACGTTGACCTCGTCCTTGCAGACCACCTGGTTCTCGTCGTGGTTCTTGAGGTAGCACAGCTTGAGCACCGTGCCGTTGCTCGGCTTGACCTGGATGTCCGCGCACCGGTTGGTGGTGCGGTAGTAGGCCGCGCCGGGCGGGGCGTCGATCTCCCCGGGTGCCTTGTCGTACCTCCAGGCGCCGCCGAGGCAGGAGGCGGCAGGCGCCCGGTGCTCCGGCGTCGCGACGGCCGCCGGGGTGATGAGGCCCGCGCCCAGCGCGATGAGGCCGGTGACGAGTGCGAGGCGCTTCTTGGTTCGCATGATGTCCCCTCGGTGTTCTGCCGATGTGGCGTACACAGGCCCCCGTGGGTCTGTGTGCGGCAGTCCACCGTCCGCGGAATTGTCCGGCAGCCCCCTCACGTCCTACCGGACAAAGGAGGTGGGGCGGACGGGGAGGTTCTGCTTACGCTTCGCCGTTCCGGCGGCCGGTCAGGGAACCGAAGTCGAGCATGGCGTCGGCTTCGCGCTGGGTCTCCTCGGCGGTGCGGGCGGCGATGGCGACCACGTCACCCCGTTCGGCTATCAGCAGGTCGTAGATGGGCGCGGTGTTCTCTGGAGCATGCACGTCTTGTGGTCCGTTTCTACTGGTCGTCGCGGCCATCACCCTACTGGGCGCCCCCGGCGGCGGGAGGCGGAGGGGGTGACCCGGTGATCAGCGGCGGGCCGCTCACGGGAGAGCTGGGCCACCGGCGTTCGGCCTGGTCAGGGGGTGGCGCGCAGGAGCACAAGGGATCCGTCATAGGTCGGGCGGCCGCGCAGCCGGCCGAAGGCTTCGTCCCACATGCCGGACCCCAGGGCGCGGCGCAGGGAGACGTCGAAGTCCTGCCGCGCGCGGTCGTCGACGAAGCTCCAGGCGGAGCAGGCCTGGCGGGCCGCGGGGTTCAACAGGAGTTCGGGGCGGCCGTAGTAGGCCTCGTTGAAGCCGTCGGTGCAGTCCAGCGGGATGGGCACGGGCCGGACGGCGGTGGTCCCGCCGAGCGCGGCCGTGAGGCGGTGCAGCGCGGGGTAGCGGCGGGCCTCGGTCTCCAGCACGTCGGGGGCGTACTCGTAAAGCCAGAAGTCACACACGCGCGCGGGGTCACAGGTCAGTACGACGACGGGGCCGCGGGTCACGCGGCGCATCTCGCGCAGCCCGGCTTCGGGGTCGGACCACTGGTGGACGCTGAAGAGGGTCATCGACGCGTCGAACTGTCCGTCGGCGAACGGGAGGTCCTCGGCGACGGCGTCGACGGCGGTCGCGAGCCGCGCCGGGCGCCGCGCGCGCAGGGCCAGGGAGGGCTCGACGGCGGTGACCCGATGGGCCGCGGTCTCGTACGACCCGGTGCCCGCGCCGACGTTGAGGACGCTGTGTGCGTCGCCGAGGGCCTGGGCGATGACACGGGCGATGCGCTCGTCGGGGCGGCGGAAGGACGCGTGGCCGGGGCCGGTGGCGCTGCCGTCGACGCTGCCGTCGTGGGTGCGCATGACCATGGGTGACCTCGCTTCTCGGGCCTGGCCGGGGCGGTCCTGTCCGCTCCTCGAACAATTCCCTCCATCTTGCATCTGCCGCGTGAATGTTCCTAGGAGCCTCGCGAATGCTTGGCTGATCGGCCAAAGGGTGGGGCATTTATGTTATTGA harbors:
- a CDS encoding RiPP maturation radical SAM C-methyltransferase, producing the protein MRVLLVNMPWSPIDLPSLALGILKRSVDERVPGATAEVLHANLAFTDWITERTEFTGDDYEYYALSSYFMGCGDWVFSSALYDDPQWRDEEFTATMTGKLKAARMKMTRELHRVVPEFVEMIAQQIVAKEPDVVGFTSTFQQNTAALAAARRVKELAPHVVTVMGGANCDGEQGAAVHRNFAFVDYVVRGEGEGAFPQLLTALKERAAVDDVPGLCRRDASGTSIANPMATRPLPPAAILPPDYSGYFERLAASVARNWVEPKLVVEGARGCWWGEKHHCTFCGLNGSFMEFRSKSPDTFYEEIMELARRHRVLDMYVVDNILDMRYLTTVLPRIIDSGYDLRLHIEIKANMKRSQLRTLADAGLIYVQPGIESLNSRVLDLMDKGVSGCQNVRMLRDGAETGLSVAWNYLHGFPGESSEDYDPVVAQIPALEHLDPPVDLSARIAIERFSPYFERPELGFTGLRPEAHYRFTYDLPEEELYGMAYVFEAPARGIGEQTVSALNAALADWKKHHTDARLTHDDHGDRIVLVSRRRAFAWRAMELSDPLELAVFRLLDQPHTLQALTRKAASRVPGSGVDEERLQRLLDSWLALGIVFADAGQYVHIAPAAVNEDLLRLDFMRHVHAEDGAADPEAVPEPA
- a CDS encoding DUF5825 family protein is translated as MTATLTSPTLLAWRDYDPDACALPGMFLGEVPLPGPARGEAARLWELGARRVRLPAPVDLTAATDPAAALHRLSLVRDLTARAVMVEWELLLDSDAGESWRVLSHLQPPASLHGPTDAEASLRTWRRGHYLCKCLWRKGPGFIQIRDRRWGELRRFTADEPEYATAIDLLDYGAPADSVPGAALDDFRGEKLVLDVGPYAWWIPYRVSRWLQQSIAI
- a CDS encoding TetM/TetW/TetO/TetS family tetracycline resistance ribosomal protection protein; protein product: MRTTHRTLNLGILAHVDAGKTSLTERLLYEAGAIDAIGSVDAGSTHTDSLDLERRRGITIKSAVVNFRLGGGGSAVSVNLIDTPGHPDFIAEVERVLGVLDGAVLVVSAVEGVQPQTRVLMRTLKRLGIPTLLFINKADRRGADDARVLREAERRLGVPTVAMGRVTTGLGTSTARVAAFTEDDAPFARGLLDVLTARDDALLAAYVADEASVPYERLHDALVTQTRKGWVHPVYVGSAITGAGIQELVRGIRELLPAEHPDTEGPVSGRVFKVERGEGGEKIAYARLFSGRLAVRERVAVGTATAKVTDLAVFDRGALERRASARAGEIATLRGLAAIRIGDVIGTPPVGRPYDHVFAPPSLETVVVPADPADLGALHLALTRLAEQDPLIGLRQDPDGRELSVSLYGEVQKEVLAASLAEQHLAVDFRRTTPICVERVTGTGAAHEVLGEEGNPFRATVGLRVEPGPVGGGVAFRLAVELGSLPLAYVRAVEETVHATLEQGVYGWRVPDCVVTMTHSGFCSITSTAGAFRGLTPLVLMAALRRAGTVVHEPMHRFVLEVPQDAYAQVALALARHRALPGTPTARGDAFVVEGHLPADHVHGLERELPELTGGEGVLETSFGHYRVTNRPRARARTDHNPLHREEYLLHAHRRM
- a CDS encoding class I SAM-dependent methyltransferase, whose protein sequence is MVMRTHDGSVDGSATGPGHASFRRPDERIARVIAQALGDAHSVLNVGAGTGSYETAAHRVTAVEPSLALRARRPARLATAVDAVAEDLPFADGQFDASMTLFSVHQWSDPEAGLREMRRVTRGPVVVLTCDPARVCDFWLYEYAPDVLETEARRYPALHRLTAALGGTTAVRPVPIPLDCTDGFNEAYYGRPELLLNPAARQACSAWSFVDDRARQDFDVSLRRALGSGMWDEAFGRLRGRPTYDGSLVLLRATP